In Papaver somniferum cultivar HN1 chromosome 1, ASM357369v1, whole genome shotgun sequence, a genomic segment contains:
- the LOC113277983 gene encoding CBL-interacting protein kinase 5-like, which translates to MEKKAAGNILMHKYEVGRVLGQGTFAKVYHGRNLKTGQSVAIKTIDKEKILRVGMIDQTKREISVMRLVRHPNVVQLYEVMASKTKIYFVIEYVKGGELFDKILKGGKLKEDVARKYFQQLVSAIDFCHSRGVYHRDLKPENLLLDENENLKISDFGLSALWDSRRQDGLLHTTCGTPAYVAPEVIHKKGYDGAKADIWSCGVILFVLLAGYLPFQDSNIMEMYKKIRKGEFKCPNWFKPEVRKLLSKILDPNAHSRITVAKIMENSWFTKGFKPVESHLETPKQDRVPSFGDINEAFRHGTSSCDDEESSEERHSMKPTCLNAFDIISLSAGFNLSPLFEKDTDQKSESRFTTTKSASTIVSKLEERAETDRFKVMKKDGGMVKLEGSKSGRKGHLAIDAEIFEVTPSLFFVEVKKTAGDTLEYQEFCNQELRPCLKDILWIPQPQGGPQQQPQPPLPV; encoded by the coding sequence atggaGAAGAAAGCAGCAGGCAACATTTTGATGCACAAGTACGAGGTGGGACGAGTTCTTGGCCAGGGTACATTTGCAAAGGTGTACCATGGAAGAAATCTAAAAACGGGACAAAGCGTGGCGATTAAAACGATCGATAAAGAGAAGATATTAAGAGTAGGCATGATTGATCAGACCAAGAGAGAAATATCTGTGATGAGACTTGTTCGCCACCCGAATGTGGTTCAGCTCTACGAAGTCATGGCCAGCAAAACCAAAATCTATTTCGTGATCGAATACGTTAAAGGTGGCGAGCTCTTTGATAAGATTCTCAAAGGAGGAAAACTCAAAGAAGACGTTGCGAGAAAATATTTTCAGCAATTAGTGAGCGCCATTGATTTTTGTCACAGTCGTGGAGTTTACCATAGAGATCTTAAACCTGAGAACCTCTTGCTTGATGAGAATGAGAATTTGAAGATATCTGATTTTGGGTTAAGTGCTTTGTGGGATTCAAGAAGACAAGATGGTCTGCTTCATACTACTTGTGGAACACCGGCTTATGTTGCTCCAGAAGTGATACATAAGAAGGGATATGATGGAGCCAAAGCGGATATATGGTCATGTGGTGTCATTTTGTTTGTGCTGTTGGCAGGTTACTTGCCGTTTCAAGATTCAAATATAATGGAGATGTATAAAAAGATTAGGAAAGGAGAATTCAAGTGTCCGAATTGGTTTAAGCCCGAGGTACGCAAGCTTCTCTCGAAAATCCTTGATCCGAATGCGCACAGTAGAATCACTGTTGCAAAAATTATGGAGAATTCATGGTTCACTAAAGGGTTCAAGCCGGTTGAGAGCCACCTCGAAACTCCAAAACAAGACAGGGTTCCAAGCTTTGGAGACATAAATGAAGCATTTCGCCATGGTACAAGTAGCTGCGATGATGAGGAAAGTTCAGAAGAAAGACATAGTATGAAACCCACTTGTCTTAACGCGTTCGACATCATTTCTCTATCGGCTGGATTCAATTTATCACCCCTTTTTGAGAAGGACACTGATCAAAAGTCCGAGTCTCGGTTCACAACGACAAAATCAGCGTCGACAATTGTTTCAAAATTGGAGGAAAGAGCGGAGACGGACAGGTTCAAGGTGATGAAGAAAGATGGTGGAATGGTGAAGCTGGAAGGAAGCAAGTCAGGAAGGAAAGGACATCTTGCAATTGATGCAGAGATTTTCGAGGTCACTCCGTCGTTATTTTTTGTGGAGGTAAAGAAAACAGCAGGCGATACATTGGAATACCAGGAATTTTGTAACCAAGAGCTCAGACCTTGTCTCAAAGATATATTATGGATTCCGCAACCGCAAGGAGGCCCTCAGCAGCAGCCACAACCACCATTGCCTGTTTAG
- the LOC113277970 gene encoding uncharacterized protein LOC113277970: protein MAEEPVVNPCCSVWKFQYTEVVAKRNALREAVKLLNAHINKIQAENLSISKALEEERARVEAEKQAKVKESGVRVELENEILQLKSEITSLQETAFSRGLDEELLQSQVTEGEAEIKRLKELLEKEKKRGDAEKKKAEAEKKKAAEALKLLKAETSKLDGGKQLVDNDLIQKQVSDGVAEINRLKELLAKEKKRGDVEEKKAEAEKRKALEALKLLEAEKSKLDGEKQLIDKDLIQKQVSDKVAEINRLKELLAKEKKRGDSKKKKAETEKKKALESLKLLEAEKSLIDGEKKKVDMERNRAEELKTTLEALQSEASEARIKLATERSKNEEAQRKLEAEKNKANVEKKRADSEMAKAELQKRSAEEERKKLLNEKNRSDQLSRKLEEEKKRSEELERKVQDIMYTENLEKVRPEESDRQHETEQLEERLKNQQLQKVEFVSAREVENVNSEAANANVVFLEKQLELEKKHVKHTKKVAKFEKKRNNLLQQEICRLKQDLFQFCHRVNLLDGCFSHGDEGIDASAKISNRLCVLDTNLKGKLSGKKSCEMCCEGENEVLKAHHTTKDGCDHVGAALALYGGSCTKPLSGISSELESVMEGSARNKSQNSAIYSTTASFSDRTLVGSQGRGDFSLTTSPKVSEENKSKGPEFPIVSDKITTLNLGVVAENKITSQNGHDNVKIDGMSPSRSRKRKRSRDTVESIKFMSDDNKLLKSIDGKLSTLHDMIVLNSNLAPAPKSIVSEDGRCQISTSEDDQYDNNHRTKRKKKLLEEQADVQQIGNKAIEMHGFVKDCTQAFSNVNQFSESVDAIRTNENDISWFENLAGVDFMKLLDLDDAADEERYRMAMERPQSPTLPEINWGYFEECEKDNCSPEQGLSSVLDKTVGNVLPSCSLNVIRMEIDSDILKSRNSESHDLSLMHPNVSSCKTKTLLMNNDGLHSATELRETSACQVMVSTAETPLVQHTSIPESTVLCASDGGSTCKIISKYIVCPDTKAESSISRIISASEACISKVSMVPKTDWVVDKILFALSMEQGLLPKERACTFFSLLLYNFSLILSTKYRNFLSEEFSVCSASFMEHMQTVMCDSETKHMLLELWEMDAVPRLIQDFLTDREVLLYNKLSHEQFASRDSGSVVTLSVNGINLGVSSNTATIEQLVIVSIGVASISAAIGDVGFVCEVSYDIIQKHKSDSHFSLTVLHVFASICGKQYFTSDGYSLMMTVIKSIVVLLEKGDERASESQPRFPQCAHCIFSEDAVPVDKVMSFLLKKLHSYYLSGGLSNSDASGAFRGEQCPEDELCLESYSDVNGISYSANDYLSLVELVSHYMSWKWTCSNTIPRLLQMLDSCVSEEFTTAVLLLLGQLRRLGDHNSGEQIGVEEDVRRTLSSFLDQNSKRKCGLPIQFAATHALIGLLSIEFEDIIQGKELPANCYSDVIRNWFSNLSEEKKSLPISLLKSANVHE, encoded by the exons ATGGCGGAAGAACCAGTAGTCAATCCTTGTTGTTCTGTG TGGAAATTTCAATACACGGAGGTCGTAGCGAAAAGGAATGCTCTTCGAGAAGCCGTGAAGCTTCTCAATGCTCATATCAATAAGATTCAGGCTGAGAATCTTAGTATCTCTAAAG CATTAGAGGAAGAGCGAGCACGAGTCGAGGCAGAGAAGCAGGCAAAAGTTAAAGAATCTGGTGttagagtagagttagagaatgaGATCCTGCAGTTGAAATCAGAGATTACATCCTTACAGGAAACTGCGTTTTCAAGAGGTCTGGATGAAGAGTTGCTTCAGTCCCAGGTTACAGAAGGGGAAGCAGAAATTAAACGTCTCAAGGAGCTtcttgagaaagaaaagaagaggggAGATGCTGAAAAAAAGAAGGCAGAAGCTGAGAAGAAGAAAGCTGCAGAAGCATTGAAGCTATTGAAAGCTGAAACAAGTAAATTGGATGGAGGAAAACAGCTGGTTGATAATGATCTGATCCAGAAGCAGGTTTCTGATGGGGTAGCTGAAATAAATCGTCTCAAGGAGCTACTGGCGAAGGAAAAGAAGAGAGGTGACGTTGAAGAAAAGAAAGCTGAGGCAGAAAAGAGAAAAGCTCTAGAAGCTCTCAAGTTACTGGAAGCTGAAAAGAGTAAATTGGATGGAGAAAAACAGCTGATTGATAAAGATTTGATTCAAAAGCAGGTCTCCGACAAGGTTGCTGAGATAAATCGTCTTAAGGAACTACTGGCcaaagagaagaagagaggagACTCTAAAAAAAAGAAAGCCGAGACAGAAAAGAAAAAAGCTCTGGAATCACTCAAGTTACTGGAAGCTGAAAAGAGTTTGATTGATGGAGAAAAAAAGAAGGTTGATATGGAAAGAAATCGAGCTGAGGAACTTAAGACCACTTTGGAAGCCTTGCAATCCGAGGCTAGTGAAGCCAGAATAAAACTCGCTACAGAGAGATCAAAGAATGAAGAAGCACAGAGAAAGCTAGAAGCTGAGAAAAACAAGGCAAATGTGGAGAAGAAAAGAGCAGATTCCGAAATGGCAAAAGCAGAACTACAGAAGAGGTCTGctgaagaagagagaaagaagctaTTGAATGAAAAAAATAGGTCAGATCAATTGTCTAGGAAGTTGGAGGAGGAAAAAAAGAGGAGTGAAGAATTGGAAAGGAAGGTGCAGGATATCATGTACACTGAGAACTTGGAGAAGGTCCGTCCTGAAGAGTCGGATAGACAGCATGAAACTGAGCAGTTGGAGGAGAGGCTGAAAAATCAGCAATTGCAGAAGGTGGAATTCGTGTCTGCTAGAGAAGTGGAAAATGTGAACTCAGAGGCTGCGAATGCAAATGTGGTGTTCTTAGAGAAACAGTTGGAGCTTGAAAAGAAGCATGTAAAGCATACTAAAAAGGTGGCTAAATTTGAAAAAAAACGAAATAATTTGCTACAGCAAGAAATCTGCCGCTTAAAACAGGATCTTTTCCAATTCTGTCATCGAGTTAATTTGCTAGACGGCTGTTTCTCTCATGGAGACGAAGGTATAGATGCTTCAGCAAAG ATCAGCAACCGATTGTGTGTGCTAGATACAAACTTGAAGGGTAAGCTTTCAGGTAAGAAATCATGTGAAATGTGTTGTGAAGGCGAAAATGAGGTTCTTAAAGCACATCACACTACCAAGGATGGCTGTGACCATGTTGGTGCAGCATTAGCATTGTATGGTGGCAGCTGTACCAAACCTTTATCAGGTATTAGTTCTGAATTGGAATCTGTGATGGAAGGTTCTGCCAGAAACAAGTCACAGAACTCTGCCATATATTCCACTACCGCATCTTTTTCTGATAGAACATTGGTGGGCTCACAGGGAAGAGGCGATTTTTCTTTGACAACATCGCCAAAAGTTTCAGAGGAGAACAAAAGCAAAGGACCCGAGTTTCCGATAGTGTCTGATAAGATTACCACATTGAATCTTGGAGTTGTGGCTGAAAATAAAATCACAAGTCAAAATGGGCATGATAATGTCAAAATTGATGGCATGTCTCCTTCACGTAGCAGGAAAAGGAAGAGGTCTCGAGATACAGTGGAATCCATTAAGTTTATGAGTGATGATAATAAATTACTGAAGAGTATAGATGGTAAACTCTCCACTCTACATGATATGATAGTCTTAAATAGCAATCTGGCTCCAGCACCGAAGTCCATTGTCTCAGAAGATGGGAGATGTCAGATTTCCACATCAGAGGATGATCAATATGACAACAATCACagaaccaaaagaaagaaaaagctgCTGGAGGAACAGGCTGATGTGCAGCAGATAGGGAATAAAGCAATCGAAATGCATGGGTTTGTAAAAGACTGCACCCAAGCCTTTTCAAATGTGAACCAGTTCTCTGAATCAGTTGATGCAATTAGGACCAATGAAAATGATATTTCTTGGTTTGAAAACTTGGCCGGTGTGGATTTTATGAAATTGCTGGATTTGGATGATGCGGCTGACGAGGAGAGATATAGAATGGCAATGGAAAGGCCTCAATCACCTACACTGCCTGAAATCAACTGGGGGTACTTCGAAGAATGTGAAAAAGATAACTGTTCACCAGAGCAAGGCTTGTCCAGTGTATTGGACAAAACTGTAGGGAACGTCTTGCCATCTTGCAGCTTAAATGTCATTCGAATGGAAATTGATTCCGACATATTGAAATCTAGAAACTCTGAAAGTCATGATCTCTCATTAATGCATCCTAACGTGTCTTCGTGTAAAACAAAGACACTATTGATGAACAATGATGGCTTACATAGTGCTACAGAGTTGAGAGAGACTTCTGCCTGTCAAGTCATGGTGTCAACTGCCGAAACTCCGCTGGTACAGCATACGTCCATTCCCGAGTCTACTGTTCTATGTGCAAGTGATGGTGGATCTACATGCAAAATAATTTCAAAATACATTGTTTGTCCAGACACCAAGGCTGAAAGCAGCATTTCAAGGATAATTTCTGCAAGTGAAGCTTGTATATCTAAGGTGTCAATGGTTCCTAAGACCGACTGGGTTGTTGACAAGATTCTGTTTGCTCTTTCCATGGAACAAGGTCTTCTACCCAA GGAGAGAGCCTGCACATTCTTTTCGTTGTTGCTTTACAACTTCTCTTTGATCCTCTCAACGAAATACAGAAACTTCTTGAGTGAAGAGTTTTCTGTTTGCTCGGCTTCTTTCATGGAACACATGCAAACAG TAATGTGTGACTCAGAGACAAAGCACATGCTTTTGGAGTTATGGGAGATGGACGCTGTACCCAGACTCATTCAGGATTTCCTCACAGATAGAGAAGTGCTGCTTTACAACAAGTTATCTCATGAACAGTTTGCCTCGCGTGATTCTGGGAGTGTTGTCACGCTTTCTGTAAACGGCATAAACCTTGGGGTGTCCTCTAATACGGCTACAATTGAGCAGTTGGTGATTGTAAGCATTGGTGTGGCATCTATATCTGCAGCAATTGGCGACGTTGGTTTCGTTTGTGAAGTATCATATGATATTATTCAGAAGCACAAATCTGATTCTCACTTTTCTCTGACGGTACTCCATGTTTTCGCTTCTATATGTGGGAAACAGTACTTCACCTCCGATGGCTACAGTTTGATGATGACTGTTATTAAATCTATAGTTGTACTTCTGGAGAAAGGTGATGAAAGGGCTAGTGAAAGCCAACCTCGATTTCCTCAATGTGCACATTGCATATTTTCAGAAGATGCAGTTCCTGTAGATAAAGTTATgtcttttcttttgaaaaagcTTCATAGCTACTATCTCTCAGGGGGCTTATCAAATTCTGATGCTTCTGGTGCATTTAGAGGTGAACAATGCCCTGAGGATGAACTGTGCCTTGAATCTTATTCTGATGTCAACGGGATCTCCTACAGCGCCAATGACTATCTTTCTTTGGTGGAACTAGTGTCGCACTATATG AGTTGGAAGTGGACTTGCAGCAACACTATCCCTCGACTTCTTCAGATGTTGGATTCCTGTGTCTCTGAGGAATTCACAactgctgttcttcttcttcttggtcaACTGAGAAG GCTTGGAGATCACAATAGTGGTGAGCAGATAGGAGTTGAAGAGGATGTAAGACGCACGTTATCTTCCTTTTTGGATCAGAACTCTAAAAGAAAATGTGGTCTTCCCATTCAATTTGCCGCTACACATGCTTTGATTGGTCTGCTCTCCATCGAATTTGAAGATATCATTCAGGGTAAGGAACTTCCTGCTAACTGTTACAGCGATGTTATAAGGAATTGGTTTTCCAACCTTAGCGAAGAGAAAAAGTCCCTGCCCATTAGCCTCCTCAAGTCTGCCAATGTACATGAGTGA